The Syntrophobotulus glycolicus DSM 8271 DNA window TCACATTGTCCAGAAAAGTTGCTAATTTATAGATGTCCTCTCTGTCTATGGGGGTGACCATCGTATGATTAAGCTTGTCAATAATTCTGGAAGTGACATCATCAGCCTGATGTTCAAGATCTGTAATTTTTGACATGCTTGTGGGAAGCTTATCGGGAGAAAAATCAGAGACAAGGTTTAACAGGCACCGGGTACTTTGGCATAACAGATCTGCAGTTTGGTTGAAAAGTTTAAAGAACTGGTCTTCCCGTGATTTTAGGCCAAACATTTTTTTCCTCCAATTTTGATGATAAATAAGAATGATCACACAATGCTTATTCTATCATGTTATTACATAACAGGTAAAAATAAAAATATTAAAACGATTTATTTATGATCAATATATACCGTTAAGACGAAAAAAATTAAGAATTATTTTGCCAGGATCCTTTTTATAGGCCTTAACAAAAAGAAATATTTCTGATAAGATTAAGGAGAATTTATAAGTTTTTTCGATGTTTAATGGAGTGAGAATGCTTAACGGCGCAAGTGAGGGAGGGATATTTTATGAGCGAGAATTTTAAAGTGACGTTTCCCGCAACACTGGTCTTGGCAGCTTTAATTATTTTTTCAATAATTGCAAGTTAGTCTGGTTTATTATTTACTTATGTTTATTTTAATTAAACGAAATCATGATTATTATTTTGCCTGGGCCCTGAGGGGCTCATTTTATTTATGGAAATAAATACTTTATGAAAACCATTCAATGATTGATTTTTTTATTGTGATCTGCAAGCGCATTGGTATATAATAATTAAGAATTGAATTTTACTTGGAGAAAGGACAGTTATGGAACATATTTCTCTAAAATATGATGAGTTTTTCTTAAGTATTGCTGAACCGATTATTGAACATGAAAAATATCAGCAGATGAAACAAATTCCTCACCATAATGGCACAGTTTTTGATCATTGCCTTGGAGTGGCCTATTATGCCTATAAAATCGCTTATAAACTGAATTTAGATACTGTATCGATTATCCGGGGCGCGCTGCTGCATGATTTTTATCTTTATAAATTTAAAAAGAGAGAAAAAAAGAATTTATTAGCGGAGAGTATCCGGCATTCACATCATCATCCTAAAGTTGCTTTAAAAAATGCCAAAACTCATTTTGAAATCAATGAGCTGGAAGAAGATATTATTAAAAACCATATGTTTCCCGTGGGTTTGCCGAAGAGCAGGGAAGCTTGGATTACAACGTTTGCCGATAAAACACTGGCACTTTTTGAATATAGTACGAGATTCTTTTTCTATATGCGCGTCAAATCAATCCGCTTCGCATACATCACAAATATTCTTGGGTAAAAAATCATTCCGCACGGTCAAAGGGCGGGATGATTTTCTATTGAAGCAGATTTATTGTAAATAGATAAAAATATGTTAAAATGAATTAGGTAAATTTCTATTTAATGAAATTTATAGTATCTTTAGGAGATATTGTTATCATGAAGGAATTATCTGATTTTAGCAAGGTCTTAAAAGAAAACGGCTACAAATTTACCAATCAGCGCAAGTATGTTTATGAAGTTTTAATGGAGAATGGCGGAAAGCATCTCAATAGTCAGGAGATTTATGAACTGGTTAAAAATAAATATCCTGATATTGGTGTCGCTACGGTTTACCGTACCCTGACGCTGCTGGAAGATATGGAGCTGATTGACGGTGTTGATTTCGAAGACGGCTTTCGCCGGTATGAGGTCATAAAGGGTGAAGAAGAGCACCGGCATCATCATTTGATCTGCCTGGAATGCGGTATAATTAAAGAAATGGAAGAGGACCTGCTTGAGAACATTGAGGATGAGATTTCTTGCAAAAATCATTTTAAAGTGATTGACCATAGGGTAAAATTTTATGGTTACTGTTCGGATTGCCTGGAAAAAAGACAAATCAGGGAACAATGAGTGTGGAATAAAATGAAGACAGAAGACAACAAAACAGCGGACAGTAAAACAAATGTGATCAGGATTCTCGAAGCTCAAAACATTGAGCATGAGGTTTTTACATATGAGGTATCAGACGGTCTTCTTGATGCGATCACAGTGGCGGGCAAGGTTGGATTTGATCCTGATCTGGTATTCAAGACTCTTGTCACCACAGGGAAAAATTCCGGGATCTATGTTTTTGTGATTCCGGGAAATTGTGAGTTGGATTTGAAAAAAGCCGCCCAGGCGGCTCGGGAAAAAAGCATTCAAATGCTCAAAGCCAAAGACCTTCTCTCCCTAACCGGTTATATTCACGGAGGATGTTCCCCAATCGGGATGAAAAAGAAGTTTTCCACATATATTGAAGAAGTTGCCTCCGGCTATGATGATATTCTGGTCAGCGCGGGAAAAATAGGAGTCCAGGTAAAAATAAAACCCGCTGATCTTATTGATTTAACGGGAGCCTGTTTTGCCAATCTGATTTAAAGGACCCCGTTCTCTTTTAAGCTACCAGGTTTAGTTTATCCCGGCTTTTATAACAACGGTGAAAAAAGCCGGGAAACGGATTCCTTAAATTGAATGAGCACAGAGCGTTTACGGTATTTTTCAAAAGTTAAGAGGGTGCAGTCCAGCATATCTTGCTCAAAAGCTTGTTGAAGCTTTTGAGCAATTTCTCTGTCGTATAAAAAAGCATTGACTTCAAAATTCAGTTTAAAGCTGCGAATATCAAAATTGGCCGTTCCGACAGAAGAAATGATGTCATCGACAACGATCGTTTTGGCGTGGAGAAAACCTTTTTCGTAAAGATAGGCTTTGACCCCGATTTTCACCAGATCACCGATAAACGAATAGGAGGCCCAATAGACGAAGGGATGGTCAGGTTTGTTGGGCATCATGATTCTGACATCGACCCCGGACAGTACGGCGATCTTCAATGCTTCCTGAATACTTTCATCTGGAATGAAGTAAGGGGTCTGGATATAGATATTCTTTTTGGCAGAGTTAATCATTTTGAGATAACCCTGCTTGATTTCTTCCTGGGGGGCTTCCGGTCCGCAAGATACGATCTGGATACCGGTTTGGCCTGTAACTGCAGGCTGCGGAAAATATTTCAGAGAATAAGTTAATTCCTCGGCAGAAGAAATTTTCCAGTCAAGCAGGAAACGAATCTGCATTTCATGCACAGCCGAACCTCTGACTAAGAGATGAGTATCCCGCCAGTAACCAATACTTTTCTTTAACCCCAGATATTCATTACCGACATTAAACCCTCCGATAAAACCGATTTGGCCGTCGATAATCACCAGCTTGCGGTGATTGCGGTAATTGATTTTCAGGTTGACCAGACTTAAGAAAGAAGGAAAAAATAAAGATACCTTGCCTCCTGCATTAATCAGAGGCTCAAAATCTTTTTCCAGCAGCTTGTTTCCCAGGGCGTCAATAATCAGTCTGACCTCAACTCCGGTTCTTGCTTTCTCAGTGAGGATATTGATTAGTTGCTCACCTAAACTGTCTCGTTTAACAATGAAATAGAGAATATGAACATGGCTTTTTGCTTCTTTGATCTGCCGAAAAAGCTCCTTGAATTTTTCGATACCGTCAGTAAGGATTTCCACTTGATTATTCTGGGAAAAATAGGCTTTGCTCTGGTTTTGATGAAGAAGGATGAGATCCTTGTAATTCGCCAGCTCAGGATTATTAAAAATCAATTTCCCCTCTTTGATATCCTCGATCTCCTTGCTTAGGTGGGAAAAATATCTTTTATATTCCGGAGATTGAAAAGCAAACATTTTTTTGCGCATGAAATTTTGGGAAAGAAGGAGATAAAAAAGAACTCCGATACCGGGAAGCAGGAAAAGGAACAAAATCCAGACCAGTGTAGAAGTCGGATTTTTTCGTTCCAGAAAGATAATTGTAAAGGCAATTAAGATATCTAAAATATACAAAAGTGTTAAAAAGTTAAAACTTAAAAATTGCAAAGTCATATTTACCTCAAATATTTAAATATGGCTATGGTTATTAATAATATTATAAAGGAGAAAATATGTTTATAAAATCTTTTTCAGGAAAAAATAATCCTAAAGTCATGAAGGGCAGCGAGTATGCGGATAAGACTGATGGTGAAAACAACCGGATTGCACAATAGATTTCGCTTTCAATGGGAAGCGGGAATCGTTAACTCTGCGATAAACTTGGATATTCCACTAGAACAGCTTAAAGAAGGGTATCTTGATTTAATCAGCAATATTATTCACGATACCGGAGAAACAAATTCATTTTCGGTTTCCCGGAAAACAAGCCGGTTCGCCAGAAAAATCAAAACCGGACGCTACAGGGCAATAAAAACAGCGGTAAAGAATTTGTGCCGATACAGTTTTATCCTAGGATGGTTATCTGATCAGATCAAAAGAATCCAGAAAAATTTTTACCGGCAGCTGAAGTTGGAAAGGCTGAATCTTAACCTGATTTTAGGAACCGGAGATGCCCAGCTTACAGCCTATGCCTATGGATTGGCCTGGCAGCTTATCGGACAGGCCGCCGCCAAAATGTACCGGACGGTTCGGGTTGCGACTGGAAAAAAGATTCAAATACAGGTTAACCCCGATTTCACCAAAGCGGCTTGGGACTGTACCTTTGATTGTATATTAAAAATGAAAATAAGCCATATTATCGTTATAGCCTATCATGCTCTGTTGCTCATGATAAGAAGCAGGAGGACAATAAAAACATGGATGAACACCCGATAGAAACACTAATGAAAACAGCGATGGAAAGTATCCAGAAAATGATAAATGTCAACACGGTTATTGGAGAACCGGTAGAAACCCAGCAGGGATCTGTGATTATTCCGATTTCCCGGGTCTCCTGCGGATTTGCGGCAGGAGGCAGCGAGTTTACATCCCTGGAAGAAAAGGAAGAAGTGTTAAAAAGTAAAGATCAAAATCAGGAAAAATTGCCTTTCGGCGGCGGAAGCGGAGCAGGAGTATCGGTTAAGCCGGTAGGATTTCTGGTCGTCAACTCTGAACAGATCAGAATGCTGCCTGTAGAAGGCAATGTCGTGATGGACAGAATCATCGATGAAATGCCGGAAATCATTGATAAATTTTCTCATGCCTTTGGCAAAAAGAGAGGACCCCGCGAAAGAGAATATGATTGTTAACGGAACCCGGAAAACGTAAAATCTGAGCCGGTCGATCGTCATGTGATTCTAATCCCTCCCTTCATATCATAAATTGAAGCGGAGGGATTTGCATGGTTAATGCCATTTGGCTTGTTATGCTTTTAAGCGGCATCATGGTCGCTGCCCTGACGGGAAATATTGAAAAGGTCACGGAGTCTGCTTTGCAAGCGGCTGAACTGGGAGTGGAAGTATCCATTCAGCTTATTGGAGTGATGGCTTTATGGCTTGGGCTTATGCACATTGCCGAGAAGTCCGGATTGGTCAGGATGCTGGCTAATTTGCTGGGACCGCTCGTTCGCAGGCTTTTTCCCACACTGAAACCAGATAGCCCGGCTTTGGGGGCGATCATCATGAACCTTTGCGCTAATATTCTCGGTCTGGGAAATGCGGCGACACCTTTCGGACTGAAAGCTATGGAGGAATTACAAAAAGAGAACCCGAAGAAGGATACTGCCAGCCAGCCGATGATTACCTTTCTGGCCCTCAACACCTCATGTATTACCTTAGTCCCCGCCACCATCATTGGGGTGCGGATCAAAGCTGGTTCAGCAAATCCAACTGAAATCATCGGCACAACAATTTTTGCTACAGGCTGTGCGATGACTTTGGGCATTTTAGCCGATCGCTTTTTTCGGAGCAGGGAAAAGGCATGAACATCATCAGTGAAATATCCCGCTGGGCCATACCATTTTTATTGTTTTTTATCCCCCTGTTTGCTTTCTGGCGGAAGGTCCCTGTCTATGAAACATTTGTGGAAGGGGCGGAGGACGGGTTCAAAACAGCGGTGAAAATCATTCCTTACCTGGTCGGTATTTTGGTATCGATCAGAGTATTCGTTGATTCCGGGGCTCTTGAGCTTCTGATCAAATGGTTTAAGCCCCTGTTTGCCCTTTTAGGTTTTAATCCTGAGCTCCTGAATATCCTCCCGCTGGCCATTATGCGTCCGTTGAGCGGATCAGGAGCTTTGGGCGTTGCCACTCAGCTGATTCATCAATATGGACCGGATTCCTTTATCGGCAGACTGGCCTCTACTTTGCAAGGAAGTACGGATACGACCTTTTTTGTATTGAGCATCTATTTCGGTTCCGTAGGGATCAAAAAATATGGATATGCCCTGAAGGTCGGCTTGCTTGCCGATTTTACAGGTTTAATCGCTTCAATCTGGATTGTATCTAAACTATTTGGCGGAGAATAAAGATAAAAAGGGTTGAATCAAAAACGAGGGTTTCTATTAATGCGTGAAGATCCTGTTTGTTGTACAATAAGAGATATGCAGGACAAGCTGGTTGACAGGATGGAAAATTCGGCATTATGTTAAAGGTGAGAAAGATCAAGTGAATGAAGAAAATCAAATACGGATGCGATTGCAAAAGGCTATCGCTTTATCAGGTCTGGCCTCCAGACGGCGCGCGGAAGAAATGATGACTGAAGGCCGGGTTAAAGTGAACGGTGTTGTGGTTACTGAGCTTGGCATGAAGGTTTGTGGTACGGATACGATTGAGGTTGACGGAAAAACTGTGCAGTCACTTGAGGTAAAGGGAAAAGAAAATAAGGTTTATTATATGTTGAACAAACCGGTTGGTGTCATCACCAGTCTCAGGGATCCGCAGGGCCGTAAAACAGTAAGGGATTTGCTGGGCGATGTGAAAGAACGCGTTTATCCTGTGGGCCGCCTGGATTATGATACTTCCGGTATTTTGCTTTTGACCAATGACGGTGATCTCGCGTATCGGCTTACCCATCCGAAATTTGGCGTATCGAAAATATACCGGGTGCAAACCGGGAGCCGGATACCGCCAAA harbors:
- a CDS encoding DUF2953 domain-containing protein — its product is MRIRLMVKTTGLHNRFRFQWEAGIVNSAINLDIPLEQLKEGYLDLISNIIHDTGETNSFSVSRKTSRFARKIKTGRYRAIKTAVKNLCRYSFILGWLSDQIKRIQKNFYRQLKLERLNLNLILGTGDAQLTAYAYGLAWQLIGQAAAKMYRTVRVATGKKIQIQVNPDFTKAAWDCTFDCILKMKISHIIVIAYHALLLMIRSRRTIKTWMNTR
- the ytfJ gene encoding GerW family sporulation protein, which codes for MDEHPIETLMKTAMESIQKMINVNTVIGEPVETQQGSVIIPISRVSCGFAAGGSEFTSLEEKEEVLKSKDQNQEKLPFGGGSGAGVSVKPVGFLVVNSEQIRMLPVEGNVVMDRIIDEMPEIIDKFSHAFGKKRGPREREYDC
- a CDS encoding nucleoside recognition domain-containing protein, with protein sequence MVNAIWLVMLLSGIMVAALTGNIEKVTESALQAAELGVEVSIQLIGVMALWLGLMHIAEKSGLVRMLANLLGPLVRRLFPTLKPDSPALGAIIMNLCANILGLGNAATPFGLKAMEELQKENPKKDTASQPMITFLALNTSCITLVPATIIGVRIKAGSANPTEIIGTTIFATGCAMTLGILADRFFRSREKA
- a CDS encoding HD domain-containing protein; the protein is MEHISLKYDEFFLSIAEPIIEHEKYQQMKQIPHHNGTVFDHCLGVAYYAYKIAYKLNLDTVSIIRGALLHDFYLYKFKKREKKNLLAESIRHSHHHPKVALKNAKTHFEINELEEDIIKNHMFPVGLPKSREAWITTFADKTLALFEYSTRFFFYMRVKSIRFAYITNILG
- the cls gene encoding cardiolipin synthase produces the protein MTLQFLSFNFLTLLYILDILIAFTIIFLERKNPTSTLVWILFLFLLPGIGVLFYLLLSQNFMRKKMFAFQSPEYKRYFSHLSKEIEDIKEGKLIFNNPELANYKDLILLHQNQSKAYFSQNNQVEILTDGIEKFKELFRQIKEAKSHVHILYFIVKRDSLGEQLINILTEKARTGVEVRLIIDALGNKLLEKDFEPLINAGGKVSLFFPSFLSLVNLKINYRNHRKLVIIDGQIGFIGGFNVGNEYLGLKKSIGYWRDTHLLVRGSAVHEMQIRFLLDWKISSAEELTYSLKYFPQPAVTGQTGIQIVSCGPEAPQEEIKQGYLKMINSAKKNIYIQTPYFIPDESIQEALKIAVLSGVDVRIMMPNKPDHPFVYWASYSFIGDLVKIGVKAYLYEKGFLHAKTIVVDDIISSVGTANFDIRSFKLNFEVNAFLYDREIAQKLQQAFEQDMLDCTLLTFEKYRKRSVLIQFKESVSRLFSPLL
- the ybaK gene encoding Cys-tRNA(Pro) deacylase, giving the protein MKTEDNKTADSKTNVIRILEAQNIEHEVFTYEVSDGLLDAITVAGKVGFDPDLVFKTLVTTGKNSGIYVFVIPGNCELDLKKAAQAAREKSIQMLKAKDLLSLTGYIHGGCSPIGMKKKFSTYIEEVASGYDDILVSAGKIGVQVKIKPADLIDLTGACFANLI
- a CDS encoding pseudouridine synthase produces the protein MRLQKAIALSGLASRRRAEEMMTEGRVKVNGVVVTELGMKVCGTDTIEVDGKTVQSLEVKGKENKVYYMLNKPVGVITSLRDPQGRKTVRDLLGDVKERVYPVGRLDYDTSGILLLTNDGDLAYRLTHPKFGVSKIYRVQTGSRIPPKSIEQLEKGLLLEDGWTAPAKVHRLPQGQNDHIVEITIHEGRNRQIRRMFERIGYPVQRLHRKSFGPLFTGELAPGGHRRLSQKEIRALKAAVGLSSAQ
- a CDS encoding spore maturation protein, with translation MNIISEISRWAIPFLLFFIPLFAFWRKVPVYETFVEGAEDGFKTAVKIIPYLVGILVSIRVFVDSGALELLIKWFKPLFALLGFNPELLNILPLAIMRPLSGSGALGVATQLIHQYGPDSFIGRLASTLQGSTDTTFFVLSIYFGSVGIKKYGYALKVGLLADFTGLIASIWIVSKLFGGE
- a CDS encoding Fur family transcriptional regulator, coding for MKELSDFSKVLKENGYKFTNQRKYVYEVLMENGGKHLNSQEIYELVKNKYPDIGVATVYRTLTLLEDMELIDGVDFEDGFRRYEVIKGEEEHRHHHLICLECGIIKEMEEDLLENIEDEISCKNHFKVIDHRVKFYGYCSDCLEKRQIREQ